The proteins below come from a single Caballeronia sp. SBC1 genomic window:
- a CDS encoding helicase-related protein: MTVSLQPGKLVSLRGRDWVVLPSDEEDLLILRPLGGSDDEITGLYLPLGGDQPSDARFAPPTSEDLGDFSTARVLYDAARLAFRNGAGPFRCLAKLSFRPRSYQMVPLVMALREEPTRLLIADDVGVGKTIESLLIVRELIERRKIRRFAVICLPHLCEQWQAEIRAKLDIEAVIIRSNTQARLDRQIHGDTSVYDYYPYQVISIDFIKSDTRRDVFIEQCPELVIVDEAHTCARPAGASASQQQRYHLVSRIARKPNQQLILLTATPHSGKAEEFQSLLGLIRPEFETMDLPSASQVQRRELAKHFVQRKRGDVEKWLGEDTPFPQRDAFELNYPLAPGYAALFNELIEFSRKLIAPAEGKREQRVQYWTALALLRGVMSSPAAGVEMLNTRMSGLAKAAIADDAKAEQEDILNPVGDTEFGHEGDNAPTQVIERVDWSEHQRRQLRDFAQRLGELAGSTHDQKLATTERQISEWLAESPALCPVIFCRYIATAQYVGEWLAPALRKKYPRLDIQVITSELPDDLRRQRIEEMGRSKLRVLIATDCLSEGINLQEQFTAVLHYDLPWNPNRLEQREGRVDRFGQQAPIVKACMLYGADNPIDGVVLDVLLRKVKEIKRATGINVPFPEDSQSIIDTITQALLLNPRRTISTQRNAQGVLFDFSDFEEAATAKAAVTHKLDQAAAREKASRSIFAQHAIKAHEIEADLREVDEAIGDPKAVESFVTSVLNNLLGVQMVPQGKGYRVVTANMPAQLRELLPAGETLLASFQSPTPEGFHYIGRNHRFVEQLCQAVMANTVNRQDKRAARAAVIRTRTVQTKTTLLLFRCRNVIEQTKSHQQIVAEEMLLWGWRGTPQEQREYLDHAAAKTLITEAAASSDLSPQARASFLDNELMLLAQLGDAFEQVAEQQSKRLVDAHERFSSLMEKQRFQVVYPVLPMDLLGVYVLLPEGPQ; the protein is encoded by the coding sequence ATGACCGTCTCACTCCAACCTGGAAAGCTGGTGTCGTTGCGCGGACGCGACTGGGTAGTGCTACCTTCCGACGAGGAAGACCTACTCATCCTGAGACCCTTAGGTGGCTCGGATGACGAGATCACCGGCCTCTACCTTCCGCTAGGCGGTGACCAGCCATCTGACGCCCGCTTCGCCCCGCCAACCTCCGAAGATCTGGGTGACTTCTCCACCGCCCGGGTCCTCTATGACGCCGCGCGCCTGGCGTTTCGAAATGGCGCCGGCCCGTTCAGGTGCCTAGCGAAATTGTCGTTTCGGCCGCGGTCGTACCAGATGGTTCCGCTCGTCATGGCCTTGCGGGAGGAGCCTACTCGCTTATTGATTGCGGATGATGTGGGCGTCGGCAAGACGATTGAATCACTTCTAATCGTCCGCGAACTGATCGAACGGCGCAAAATCAGGCGCTTTGCTGTGATCTGTCTGCCTCACCTGTGCGAGCAGTGGCAGGCTGAAATCCGCGCCAAGCTAGACATCGAGGCAGTGATTATCCGCTCCAACACCCAGGCCCGACTCGATCGGCAGATCCATGGCGACACCAGTGTCTACGACTATTACCCCTACCAGGTCATCAGTATTGACTTCATCAAGTCCGATACGCGGCGCGATGTCTTCATCGAGCAATGTCCGGAGCTGGTCATCGTCGATGAGGCGCACACTTGCGCTCGCCCGGCCGGCGCCTCGGCTAGCCAGCAGCAGCGCTATCACCTCGTCAGCCGAATTGCGCGCAAGCCGAATCAGCAGCTTATCCTTCTCACCGCAACCCCGCACAGCGGCAAGGCCGAGGAATTCCAGTCATTACTGGGTCTCATCCGGCCCGAATTTGAAACCATGGACCTCCCGTCCGCCAGCCAGGTGCAGCGGCGAGAGCTGGCCAAGCACTTTGTTCAGCGCAAGCGCGGCGACGTTGAAAAGTGGCTGGGCGAGGACACGCCATTCCCGCAGCGTGACGCGTTCGAACTGAACTATCCGCTGGCGCCTGGATACGCGGCGCTGTTCAATGAACTCATTGAGTTCTCGCGTAAGCTCATCGCCCCTGCCGAGGGCAAGCGCGAGCAACGGGTGCAGTACTGGACCGCACTCGCACTGCTTCGCGGCGTGATGTCCAGCCCTGCTGCGGGCGTGGAGATGCTCAACACGCGCATGTCGGGTCTCGCCAAGGCCGCGATAGCCGATGACGCCAAGGCTGAACAGGAAGACATCCTGAATCCTGTCGGTGACACCGAGTTTGGCCACGAGGGGGATAACGCGCCGACGCAGGTCATCGAGCGCGTGGACTGGTCGGAGCACCAGCGCCGGCAGCTGCGCGACTTTGCCCAGCGCCTTGGCGAGTTGGCAGGAAGTACGCATGATCAAAAGCTTGCCACCACTGAGCGTCAAATCAGCGAGTGGCTTGCAGAATCACCGGCGCTGTGCCCGGTCATCTTCTGTCGCTACATAGCCACCGCGCAGTACGTTGGTGAGTGGCTAGCCCCCGCGCTGCGCAAGAAGTACCCCAGACTCGATATCCAAGTCATCACCAGCGAACTCCCCGACGACCTGCGCAGGCAGCGCATTGAAGAAATGGGGCGCTCAAAGCTGCGGGTCCTGATCGCCACAGACTGTCTCAGCGAAGGCATCAATCTGCAGGAGCAGTTCACAGCCGTCCTGCACTACGACTTGCCGTGGAATCCGAACCGGCTCGAACAGCGAGAGGGGCGTGTTGATCGTTTTGGCCAACAGGCACCTATCGTCAAGGCGTGCATGCTCTACGGCGCCGACAACCCGATCGATGGCGTCGTGCTAGATGTCTTGTTACGCAAAGTGAAGGAAATCAAGCGTGCCACCGGTATCAACGTGCCGTTTCCGGAGGACTCGCAAAGCATCATCGACACCATTACGCAGGCGCTGCTGCTCAACCCCAGGCGGACGATCAGCACCCAGCGAAACGCGCAGGGCGTTCTGTTTGACTTCAGCGACTTCGAGGAGGCCGCCACGGCCAAGGCCGCCGTCACCCACAAGCTGGACCAAGCCGCCGCCCGTGAGAAGGCGTCGCGTAGCATCTTCGCTCAGCACGCGATCAAAGCGCACGAGATCGAGGCCGATCTTCGCGAGGTTGACGAAGCGATCGGCGACCCTAAGGCCGTGGAGTCGTTCGTGACCAGCGTACTCAACAACCTGCTGGGCGTGCAAATGGTGCCGCAGGGCAAAGGCTACCGGGTCGTTACAGCGAACATGCCGGCGCAACTGCGCGAGCTGCTCCCTGCCGGCGAAACCCTGTTGGCCAGCTTCCAATCGCCCACGCCCGAGGGCTTCCACTACATCGGTCGCAATCACCGCTTCGTGGAGCAGCTTTGCCAGGCAGTGATGGCTAACACGGTTAACCGTCAAGACAAGCGAGCGGCACGAGCTGCTGTAATCCGCACTCGCACTGTACAAACCAAGACTACCTTGCTGCTGTTCCGCTGTCGCAATGTCATCGAGCAGACGAAGAGCCACCAACAGATTGTGGCGGAAGAGATGCTGCTATGGGGCTGGCGTGGCACGCCGCAGGAGCAGCGCGAATACTTGGATCACGCGGCCGCCAAGACGTTGATCACCGAAGCTGCCGCATCGTCCGACCTGTCGCCTCAAGCCCGTGCCAGCTTTCTGGACAACGAGCTCATGCTGCTTGCTCAACTGGGCGACGCGTTCGAGCAAGTCGCCGAGCAACAATCGAAGCGCCTCGTAGACGCGCACGAGCGCTTTAGCTCTCTCATGGAAAAGCAGCGCTTTCAGGTCGTGTACCCTGTGCTTCCGATGGATTTACTGGGTGTATATGTGTTGCTGCCGGAGGGACCACAATGA
- a CDS encoding Eco57I restriction-modification methylase domain-containing protein, whose translation MIYPSIRIEGAILSPDILDRLDDLAGQRPADFGLDGTNKVKDEIARAWADAQDYWRIFQRKLESLREGSLATTETRQQWVLPLLGLLGYQLDYQAKSSEVNGKSYPLSHRVANRGQTVVHISGYRDLAGLDRKAEQRSGALRMSAHAMVQEYLNLSDELYGLVTNGRILRLLRDSSRLIKLTYLEFDLDRIFTDGLFADFALLYRLLHASRLPASRDDAAQSWIERYHQDSLDAGSRIREGLSKAVEQAITGLANGFLQHRDNEALRQEIAGSRLSAEDFYKHLLRLIYRLLFLMVIEERGLVFPSNANPRHRNLYEQFYSLMRLRRMSEKRHLADRRHADLWPALFGTFRLFEAGGPGSKIGLAPLAGDLFSPQAIGPLASCTLGNDVLLTALRALNLYTHPDNGQLIRVNYGALNVEEFGSVYEGLLEYEPTFMYDGPRTEFHFRKGDERANTGSHYTPDELVQPLIKHSLDYLIAQKLKERNPAEALLDLRVVDVACGSGHILLASARRIAIELAIVRTGEDQPSPSAFRTAIRDVIRHCIYGVDLNPLAVELCKVALWLEAHNPGEPLNFLDHRIKCGNAIVGYARREDIERGVPDEAFVTMPGDDKNLAAALRKRNKAERTGQTTLKFSPEIERQLGEALEAWHALDALPEQTPEQIEDKKQRFVDLTQSADAMLMEQLAAIPIAQFYMPKEVDRPGQHVTEAEFRRYWRGERKPLDHPAALAWAMAERKRFFHWFLEFPEVISRGGFDCILGNPPYLGGQDLSGSYGHPFCEYVKWQFDPAGLSDLVVYFVRRIFNLLRPGGFMAFLTTNSIKDGDVRKDGLEQVVAGGGVINFAVRGIKWPGRAKLVVSLLSINKGNWQAQRFLDGKPVSHINAFLEDAQDAGDPVGLAQNEQTMFQGTIFLGDGFLLTPTEAASLIKSNGRTAEVIRPIINGQEINNSPDQSPGRQIINFFDWSEDKARTFGAAFERVEQLVKPVRASDKRASRRERWWQYAERATGLYSRLNGLERCFVAARTTKHLNFSASPSDRVFSDALYAFTTDRWDLYAVVQSTLHDVWARKYSGALETRLRYSPSDCFETFAVPGDLWQVAQPELAVIGEHYHEHRRALMQELWLGLTDIYNLFHARDLNLAMVVKVSKKPESVAQAGYEGLLELRRLHVQLDTAVRDAYGWTDIVLSHDFVEVETLPENDRVRYTITPSARKDVLKRLLALNHDRAKLEAERRIVSAAVERKPRVGKQPADSSLPLFDTDFVVHAPIEAAPFTTSSVEMAALPDSAWARYGTDRSNDELASLVAVLKTLGKPIPAREVRLIAFMCMEPRLMMPLLAADEGRQWLRLVGAEAQALPAGVAQLGPQTDGAWGRAVTQLRGSGGLIEDAVARTWGPGVTLGEFETAGWPDGRAAMAVRMLRARGADSMLLSLPSDLREFVDAKAA comes from the coding sequence ATGATCTACCCCAGCATCCGCATCGAAGGTGCAATCCTCTCGCCCGACATCCTCGACCGCCTCGACGATTTGGCGGGTCAACGTCCTGCCGATTTCGGCCTCGATGGCACCAACAAGGTCAAAGACGAGATCGCCCGAGCCTGGGCCGATGCTCAAGACTACTGGCGCATATTTCAACGCAAGCTGGAGTCTCTGCGTGAAGGCAGCCTTGCCACCACAGAGACTCGCCAGCAATGGGTGCTGCCCTTGCTCGGCCTCCTGGGCTATCAGCTCGACTACCAAGCCAAGAGCAGTGAGGTCAACGGAAAGAGTTATCCGCTGTCGCACCGTGTGGCCAATCGCGGCCAGACGGTGGTGCACATCAGCGGCTACCGCGACCTCGCGGGCTTGGACCGTAAGGCCGAGCAGCGCAGCGGTGCTTTGCGTATGTCGGCACATGCGATGGTGCAGGAGTACCTGAATCTATCCGACGAGCTTTACGGCCTGGTCACCAATGGCCGGATATTGCGCTTGCTTCGCGATAGCTCACGTCTGATCAAGCTCACCTACCTTGAGTTCGACCTTGACCGCATCTTCACGGACGGGCTGTTTGCCGACTTCGCCTTGCTGTACCGGCTGCTGCACGCTTCGCGACTGCCCGCTAGCCGCGACGACGCGGCGCAGAGCTGGATCGAGCGCTATCATCAGGACTCACTCGACGCTGGCTCGCGTATTCGCGAGGGGCTGAGCAAGGCGGTGGAACAGGCTATCACGGGGTTGGCAAACGGCTTCTTGCAGCACCGCGACAACGAAGCGCTTCGCCAGGAAATTGCCGGTAGCCGGCTGAGCGCGGAGGATTTCTACAAGCATCTGCTGCGCCTAATCTACCGACTGCTGTTCCTGATGGTGATCGAGGAGCGGGGGCTCGTTTTTCCCTCCAACGCGAACCCTAGGCACCGCAATCTGTATGAGCAGTTTTACAGTCTCATGCGCCTCCGCCGAATGAGCGAGAAGCGTCACCTTGCCGACCGCCGCCATGCTGACCTCTGGCCCGCACTGTTCGGCACGTTTCGTCTATTCGAAGCTGGTGGCCCCGGCTCGAAAATTGGCCTGGCCCCTCTGGCCGGTGACCTTTTCAGTCCGCAAGCCATCGGGCCGTTGGCGAGCTGTACGCTGGGCAACGACGTGCTGCTCACCGCGCTGCGCGCGCTCAATCTTTATACCCATCCCGACAATGGCCAGCTTATCCGTGTCAACTATGGCGCTCTCAATGTCGAGGAATTTGGTTCCGTTTACGAGGGGCTGCTCGAATACGAACCCACCTTCATGTACGATGGTCCGCGCACCGAGTTTCATTTCCGCAAAGGAGACGAGCGTGCCAATACCGGGTCGCACTACACACCCGACGAGCTGGTTCAGCCACTCATCAAGCACTCCCTTGACTACCTGATCGCGCAAAAGTTGAAGGAGAGGAACCCCGCCGAGGCGCTGCTCGATCTGCGCGTGGTCGACGTGGCCTGCGGCTCTGGGCACATCCTGCTGGCTTCTGCGCGGCGCATCGCTATTGAGCTGGCGATTGTCCGCACCGGTGAAGACCAGCCATCGCCCAGCGCCTTCCGCACAGCCATCCGCGACGTAATCCGCCATTGCATCTATGGGGTGGATTTGAACCCTCTAGCGGTGGAGCTGTGCAAGGTGGCGCTGTGGCTGGAGGCGCATAACCCCGGCGAGCCGCTGAACTTTCTGGACCATCGCATCAAGTGCGGCAATGCTATCGTGGGTTACGCACGTCGTGAGGACATCGAACGCGGCGTACCTGACGAGGCTTTCGTTACGATGCCAGGCGATGATAAAAACCTTGCGGCCGCACTGCGCAAGCGAAACAAGGCCGAGCGCACAGGCCAGACGACGCTGAAGTTTTCGCCAGAGATCGAGCGTCAGCTTGGCGAAGCGCTGGAGGCTTGGCATGCGCTAGACGCACTGCCTGAGCAAACGCCTGAGCAGATCGAGGACAAGAAGCAGCGCTTTGTGGACCTTACGCAGTCCGCTGACGCGATGCTGATGGAGCAATTGGCGGCGATTCCGATTGCACAGTTCTATATGCCCAAGGAGGTCGATCGGCCGGGACAGCATGTCACCGAGGCCGAGTTTCGTCGGTACTGGCGAGGCGAGCGAAAGCCGTTGGATCACCCCGCGGCGCTTGCTTGGGCGATGGCGGAGCGAAAGCGGTTCTTTCATTGGTTTCTGGAATTTCCCGAGGTGATTTCTCGGGGGGGATTTGACTGCATCCTTGGCAACCCGCCGTATCTTGGCGGCCAGGACCTGAGCGGGAGTTATGGGCACCCGTTCTGCGAATATGTGAAATGGCAGTTTGACCCGGCCGGACTGAGCGACTTGGTCGTCTATTTCGTTCGACGGATCTTCAATCTTTTGCGCCCGGGTGGATTCATGGCGTTCTTGACAACCAACTCGATCAAGGATGGCGACGTTCGAAAGGATGGCCTGGAGCAAGTCGTCGCAGGAGGCGGCGTGATTAACTTCGCTGTGCGCGGTATTAAATGGCCAGGGCGAGCGAAATTGGTCGTGTCTCTACTATCGATCAACAAGGGAAACTGGCAGGCGCAGCGATTCCTGGACGGCAAGCCCGTCTCCCACATAAACGCATTTCTGGAGGACGCGCAGGACGCCGGCGATCCAGTCGGTCTTGCCCAAAACGAACAGACGATGTTCCAAGGAACCATCTTCCTTGGGGACGGCTTTCTTCTGACTCCAACCGAAGCTGCTTCGTTGATCAAATCGAACGGCCGTACGGCCGAGGTCATCAGGCCGATAATCAATGGGCAAGAGATTAACAATAGCCCCGACCAGTCACCCGGTAGACAAATCATTAATTTCTTCGACTGGTCCGAGGACAAGGCGAGGACTTTTGGTGCGGCCTTCGAGCGCGTCGAGCAGTTAGTTAAGCCCGTCAGGGCCAGCGACAAGCGCGCGTCGCGTCGCGAGCGTTGGTGGCAGTACGCTGAGCGGGCTACCGGTCTATATAGCCGACTGAATGGCCTTGAGCGGTGCTTTGTAGCAGCGCGCACAACGAAGCATCTCAACTTCTCCGCGTCACCGTCGGACCGCGTTTTCTCGGACGCGCTATACGCCTTCACTACGGATCGGTGGGACCTCTACGCGGTCGTGCAATCCACCCTGCACGACGTCTGGGCTCGCAAGTACAGCGGGGCGTTGGAAACACGGCTGCGCTACTCGCCGTCGGACTGTTTCGAAACTTTCGCCGTCCCCGGCGACCTTTGGCAGGTCGCTCAGCCCGAGCTGGCCGTGATCGGCGAGCATTATCACGAACACCGCCGTGCGTTGATGCAGGAGTTGTGGTTAGGACTTACCGACATCTACAACCTCTTCCACGCTCGTGACCTGAATCTAGCGATGGTGGTCAAGGTCAGCAAGAAGCCCGAGTCCGTTGCCCAGGCCGGCTATGAAGGCCTGCTTGAACTGCGTCGGCTGCATGTGCAGCTTGACACCGCCGTGCGCGACGCCTACGGCTGGACGGACATTGTTCTCAGTCACGACTTCGTCGAAGTAGAAACTCTCCCTGAAAACGACCGCGTCCGTTACACCATCACCCCATCCGCGCGCAAGGACGTGCTCAAGCGACTACTCGCACTGAACCACGACCGAGCGAAGCTAGAGGCCGAGCGGCGCATAGTGTCCGCAGCTGTTGAGCGGAAGCCGCGCGTCGGCAAGCAGCCAGCGGATTCGAGTTTGCCACTGTTCGACACTGATTTCGTGGTGCACGCGCCGATCGAAGCTGCGCCATTTACGACTTCCAGCGTCGAGATGGCGGCGCTTCCGGACAGCGCCTGGGCTCGATACGGCACCGATCGATCAAATGACGAACTGGCCAGCTTGGTTGCCGTGCTCAAGACATTGGGGAAGCCGATCCCCGCGCGGGAAGTGCGCCTGATCGCGTTCATGTGCATGGAGCCTCGTCTGATGATGCCATTGCTCGCTGCCGATGAAGGGCGACAATGGTTGCGCCTCGTGGGAGCTGAAGCCCAAGCGTTGCCGGCAGGTGTAGCGCAGCTCGGGCCGCAAACCGATGGGGCTTGGGGCCGCGCCGTTACCCAGCTGCGGGGAAGCGGTGGACTGATCGAGGACGCTGTCGCCAGAACTTGGGGGCCTGGGGTGACGTTGGGCGAGTTCGAGACGGCTGGGTGGCCCGACGGTCGTGCAGCGATGGCTGTCCGCATGCTCCGCGCGCGCGGTGCCGACTCCATGCTTCTGTCACTGCCATCTGATCTTCGGGAGTTTGTTGATGCCAAGGCAGCCTGA